A single Entelurus aequoreus isolate RoL-2023_Sb linkage group LG11, RoL_Eaeq_v1.1, whole genome shotgun sequence DNA region contains:
- the tyrobp gene encoding TYRO protein tyrosine kinase-binding protein isoform X1 has translation MKDTLCVEGSLFGSTGQECVSCYLISMQSVVGIIACDIILTVLIAISVFCFVTLHKRKAEQNVASSADEKTAETTESPYQELHGVQSDVYSELQDFRK, from the exons ATGAAGGACACACTTTGTGTTGAGGGTTCTCTATTTG GCTCTACGGGACAAG AGTGTGTCTCCTGTTATCTCATCAGCATGCAGTCTGTCGTAGGAATTATTGCCTGCGATATCATCTTGACCGTCCTCATCGCTATTTCCGTCTTCTGCTTTGTGACCCTCCACAAGAGGAAAGCAGAACAGAACG TCGCATCATCCGCTGATGAAAAAACAGCAGAGACAACAGAATCTCCCTACCAG GAGTTACATGGAGTCCAATCAGATGTGTACAGTGAACTTCAAGACTTTAGGAAGTGA
- the tyrobp gene encoding TYRO protein tyrosine kinase-binding protein isoform X2 has product MKDTLCVEGSLFECVSCYLISMQSVVGIIACDIILTVLIAISVFCFVTLHKRKAEQNVASSADEKTAETTESPYQELHGVQSDVYSELQDFRK; this is encoded by the exons ATGAAGGACACACTTTGTGTTGAGGGTTCTCTATTTG AGTGTGTCTCCTGTTATCTCATCAGCATGCAGTCTGTCGTAGGAATTATTGCCTGCGATATCATCTTGACCGTCCTCATCGCTATTTCCGTCTTCTGCTTTGTGACCCTCCACAAGAGGAAAGCAGAACAGAACG TCGCATCATCCGCTGATGAAAAAACAGCAGAGACAACAGAATCTCCCTACCAG GAGTTACATGGAGTCCAATCAGATGTGTACAGTGAACTTCAAGACTTTAGGAAGTGA
- the LOC133660064 gene encoding TYRO protein tyrosine kinase-binding protein-like, giving the protein MTSMRVSIMLVSILCNLTVVFTDDHVSCYNIQPGLLAGIVSADVLLTLILVFLTYRWTINQHPKKPPPKEGKTVYMNYQAKRRT; this is encoded by the exons ATGACATCTATGAGAGTATCTATTATGCTCGTCTCCATACTCTGCA aCCTAACTGTGGTATTCACAG ACGACCACGTTTCCTGCTACAACATCCAGCCTGGCCTGCTTGCAGGCATTGTTAGCGCAGATGTGCTGTTGACCCTCATCCTGGTCTTCCTCACCTACCGATGGACCATCAATCAGCATCCAAAAAAGCCCCCTCCTAAGGagg GTAAAACAGTGTATATGAATTACCAGGCCAAACGCAGGacgtga